DNA from Elaeis guineensis isolate ETL-2024a chromosome 2, EG11, whole genome shotgun sequence:
ATCCTTCTTACTTGTAGGGACCAATCATGGTGTTGTCAAGTAGCATAGCACGACAATGAAAGCTTTCCACTAAAAATGAACCAAAAAATTCTTGAAGCAGTCACTATTTGGATGAAGTAACGAAGATGCTCGACTTGTTGAGTATTCTTGAAAACGGAATAGAAATATACTTTTAGAAGAATATTTGGCCCCCGCTGACTatgcttttcctttttttcttcattaaataATGCCCCCGTTCACGGTAAAAGTTTATCAAGCCAGTAAAGTCTTGGACAACTATACCAAATGCTTGGGATCAAACCCCACCTTCATCCAGGTTTGGAGGATAAGAGGTGTTTTAGGAATGGCCACACAGCCCATTGCCTATAGATCCTTTTTATCAGCAactcccaacaaaaaaaaaaaaaaaaaggaaagaaagagaaaaaaacctCCAACATCCCTATTAAAATGCGCTTGCTTGAAAATCTCATAAGTCTTACGGGAGCTTCAACCTCTATCATAGATGAGCTTCCACTTTCCACCTCCCCATCAGCCATGGTAGCATAATTTGTCCACCCAGGTGGAATAGTAATGCCTTGAAGAGTGAACTTCATAGTAGCAAAGTTCTCAGTGACAAGGGTTAGAGCTTCAGCCTGGATGCCgaccttttccctttttttttttttaataaaatgtgATGAAGACAGATGGTTGTGAACCATTGCCACCAACTTTATTAAAAAAGAAGCGTATTTACAAAGCTAGATATATGCATAGGGATGAAAGATGATCAGTTCTTGCCATATTTGAATGGCAAAGTAGGCAGCTTAGAAAAACCATGAAATAGAACAaaaggatacaaaaaaaaaaaaacaaggagaGAGTTTCGAATCCAAAATGGTGGTAAGACATGAAGTTTCACATTGAAACGTGAGATTGAATTAGAAATATCTTTACTGAATAACTTTAAACATTGTTAGACTATTCACATCATTACGCTATATAAAAATGGGCAATTCAATAACTGCAATAGAATTTCTCCCCGAGGATCTGAACTATGTTGATCTTTCTATACAGAAGGATAGCATAATGGTTTTAAGAGAGTCAAATCCTCATATAAGTCCAAGGAGTAAATTCTCCTAAAACTGAGATTTTGATAAATTTATGCATAATAATAAAAGTCCTATTATTTGCTAGCAGCTTATTTAGATTGAACATACCAAAAAATAGCTTTAATTTTTTACTGCAAAATATGTATCAGCATCTagtttatgcaaaaaaaaaaaaaaaatctaaaactaaTGTTTTAGTAGTCCTGACATCTCCTACATATATTCAGCAGACCCCATGTCTGGGCCTGCAACTTAACTTTAGTATTTGCTTCGCAAGAAATGTAATTTAAGACCTAACATTACTTTTGGTATTTAAAAGATTCTTATatcaaaagattaaaaaaaaaaaaaaagtaaaaaaagtaGCTTCCTGCACGAAGACTCCCACCATCACAAAGTTTGATGTGGATTACTTTGTGGATCAATTTTGCTCTCTCATGAAAGACTATTTCTCGGACCCAAGACCAATGGATCCCAATAGAATAATCGTACGGCTGCATTAAGGCCCTTTTATTTTACAGAAATCCTTTGTCCGCTGCctccaatgaaaaaaaaatcttcatccgaTTGAGCCAcgtaatataattaataatgaaataaatatttaatacggctcaaatttttttttaaatttttgttttcaAAATAGGATGTGACATACAAGAAGCCCATAGCAAAACGCAAAGCACTCATCAAAAATGAAGGGCACCAGATACAAACACTGGATACATCAACTGCCACCATGCTATTCCCTCAACAAACACAGACAGAAACATACTAGGGGAAAAAGTTGCAGCAAAGCGATTAAGCATAACTAAGCTGCTAATAACATCAACCATCAGAGCTAATACTTCGATCAAGCTTTCACTATCCAATTTAACTCaaacagttaaaaaaaaaaaaaaaaactaggaaaATAATGAGTTCCCAAAGTCATCCCCACCAAAATCCACCAAACATACCCTCTATCTCAGTAAATTTGTCCTTGAGCAACGGTATCAAAATTAAAACACAAATTGTTGCAAATTTGACAAAAAGCAAGAAAGTCTAAGAAAAGCTTTACTCAACATGTCTTCATGCCTCAGTAACCGGGTATTCAAACACCACATTTTTTCCTGTAAGTTTGCGATATACTCCAGCAAAGCTCTCCAACTTATACTCGGTGTTATTCCTCTCTTTTGGGTCTAAAAAAATCTGCCATGGTACAAGATATTCAATAAGGCAGAACAAGGAATCTCAGAGGAGCAAAAGAGAAGGTGCAGCTCGTGCAGCAGGGAAAAATAAAAAAGCGAAAGGAGGGAAACCAAAAACAATTTAGAGAAGCGTCCAGCCACAAGAATAAAGACAGTAGGTACAAAGAACTCATGCTCCcattattttttcaaaagtcAAATATAACGCATATAGTTTGCTAATAATTTTCGTAGGGAATTAACACCCCTACAGCCACACCCATTATCATAATCCATTTATCACCAACATTCAAAATATCACTCCACCCACAGCCACACAACCATTAATCCACTCAACTAATTAATAACCAAAAAAAGGAGAAGGTTGAAGCTACCAGATATCGCTACAATGCCACCGATAACCAATAATTTATTGGTGCCAGATTGCCATAGCAGGTAAAAAACAGCATTTCAAGCTACAGCATGAGCAATCAATGACAAATATAAGGTTCATGCTTTGACACACAGTTTTGCTTCAATGCCACCAAAGAATCTAATCTGTGTGGGTTGCTTATTGGTGCCTTATCCCCTCACCAGGTTAAAAATAGCATTTTAACCTTATATTTACTAAAAGCTAATATATTAAATGATCGGAAACACAAATGGTAAATCCTAGCAAATGAAAAACATCTACAAGCATTTCACTGAAAGTGAAAGCAACCCATTGTGTGATGTGTAATAAATCAATATCTGAAATGAATTGACTTGAAGCATGAACTATGCAGAGAAAACAGAACCACTGTCATTTGAATATTTCTTTCATTCACTTAAATGTGCAAGGAATGCCTCCATACCTTGATGATCTTAGACCCATCAAGACGATATCGAATACGTTTCCCAACAATCTCTGCTGGATAAACAATGTCCTCCAACATTGCTTCATGCACATGTGTCAGCGTGCGGCTTCGAGGCCGTACTACAGCAGAACCCTTTTTTGGTGGCCTCAGTATCCTTCTAGTGGCAATCAATATCACATCCTACAAAATAATGAGTAAAAACATGTCACCCATTGCTTAACTATACAAAGATGAAGCATATCTACAACTGACACCTGTAACTAATTTTCAGCTTATACAAAATCAAGAAAAGCATAAAGcactaaaaaaatcaaaaattttcttaCCTTGCCACTGAATTTCTTCTCCAGTTCCCGGACGAGCCTCACATGAATTTTCCGGAAAGCCTTCCGGAGTCTGTAAGGAACATGGATAACAACAGCTTTCCGGTTCCCGGCAACATCAATTTGactattgaaaaataaattatagtgaaaatgATCAATGCTCAAAATGACATAACACAGATTACATGGATTCAAGAAATAATTTCCTTACGTAGCTGAGTTAATGTAAAGATCCTTCAAGTCACTTTTAAGCTCCTGATTGGTGTTCTCCAAGTCAAAAAGGGCCTGTAAAAATGACAAAACCAAAatttatcaaaatcattaaatGTCTTATAAAGGCTATACAAatttatcaaaatcattaaatGTCTTACAAAGGCTATACACCACATTTACAAAACTAACCTGGGCAACTGTCTCCTCAAATTCAGTAGGTTCAGCATCCTTTTCCTTTTGGATTTTCTTCCTTGCTGTATACATTTTGCTGCTATGACTCTTATGTATGTCAGCATGTTAAATCAGCAAGAAACTAACCAAACTTGAGAAGATGTTCTAAAATAATCCATGTAAGTTAATAAACATgttaagggcctgtttggatgaaTGGGCTGAAAATCCCATTGGATTCATGGATTGGACTAGTACAAGCAATTAGATAGGATTACGGACTGGGCTACACCTATATCCATAAGTAGGTAGTAATGGTTTTAACGTGGACCAGCCCGAATCCTatcggaagaaaaaaaaagatcttaTAGGCCTGGCTCAGCCTATAATCCAACTATCTAACTGGTTGTACTGACCCAATCCACGAACCCAATGGGATTTTCAGCCCATTCATCCAAACAAGCCTGAAGAAAATAATTCTTCTACTCAAGAAAAGCATAAGTATAAATAAAGTTAATCAATATCATTTATCAAAACAGAGACCATAAGTATAAATGAAGTTAATCAATATCATTTATCAAATCAGTGACCTCTTTAACAAATGTCATTTGTCATGCCATGCAATTATCTGTTATATCATAGAAAAACtaatagcaatttgattactagaaACAGTACCTATATAATATTTAGTTAATGCAAGCAACAGCAACATAAATGTGAAAAATAGTTCTCAGTGATCACATAGCTAAAGTACATGGTCATCATATTACATATTGTAGAGTGGTTGAAAAACTGAATATTTCCAGTAGGTCTGATAGGTCAGATAGAAGGAACTCAACCTAGTGAAATGAGACGTGAAAGCCTGGTGATCCAATTGAAGCCATAGGTAAAGCAATGTATAAAAGGAAAAGATAATACACATATCAAAATCTACAAGCCACAAGAAAATAGAGAACAAGGCTTTAATAataagtaaattataaaatacagAAAGAGTTCTAAAATTAAAAGGATGAAAAGACAACTCATACATTATTATAATAAAGCATGGGACtgaaccccaaaaaaaaaaaggaaaaaaaaagggtaaAATCATTTTATATGTTCAGAAAGTGCAATGCAACATTAGAACTCTGTTTTAACTGCAAAGATCACTGAGTGGTTGCAACCATTAAGAGAAAGATCAAACGATAAATCAAGATTCTGTCGCAGGTTTCTTCGTACATGAAGTTACATTTGATGgccaaagaagaaggaagaaaatataTCCACATACTTCAGCTAACTGCCATAAAACTCTAGCCCAAGGAGCAAATGACTCATGTATACTATTTAAAGGACGAAGATGTTGATGATGATTATCATCATGATGCATGTGCAgtattttgaagaagaagaacgTTAAACATCAGTATGTGTAGATTCTACTTCAGGGATCAACATCATCACTTAGGCTAGATAACATGTTTCCTGTTTCAGCCAGAACAATTAGGCTAAAGAACATTTTTTGCTGTTTCATCCAGAACTCTCGGACCCCCAGGTTCATTTAAAACCAATCTGAATCTGTACCAATTTGGGAGTTTTGGCCAAAACTAAAATACAAGTGAGAAAGTATTCAGCCGCTGATTAAGAACTCAAGATTTGAAACTGTGCCAAATTGGAAGTTTTGGCCAAAACATTGTTCCCAAGGTTTGAGTATGGATTAATACCATGCTGCTCGTTGAAGTGAAAGGAAATAATTCACCTCACCAGCTAAAGCTTAGCCCAGAAAGGATGGGTCAGGAACTCAAGATCAAAGACGGCATTAATGAACTTTCCCAACACAGATCCCATTGCAACATCCTAAAGCATGGTATTCAATTTGTTTCACTAAATGTTTCTACGACAGAGAACAACTTATGGGCACCACATTCAGTCTTGTATTTTACTCCATTTTAAAGAAAATTACCGTTCTTTTCCAAGTTAGACGCTCTGGTAATCTACAACAATACATCATTTTCATAACAGAGCACAACTTCTCATACGATATCCAATTGTCGTGAATTCTATTATTTGGATAACCCCATTCTTTTCATATTCAAACGTTATATTCGAAAATGTTTTTCTTTCTCCCAACCATCCGTACCCACCTAAaccaagaaataaaagagaattaaaGAATTAAGAAGATTGTGTATCATAAGATGGATATTTATGATGACAAAATTAGAATTACGCTATGCTCATTTATCAGGTTAAGCACTGTAATTGAATCAAACAATGCAATTTAAAAATTCGCTTTCTTGGGCACGATAATAGGAAATCATAACATTCTACTGACACCGTCAATTCCAAGTAACTTCCTCG
Protein-coding regions in this window:
- the LOC105052357 gene encoding small ribosomal subunit protein eS7; protein product: MYTARKKIQKEKDAEPTEFEETVAQALFDLENTNQELKSDLKDLYINSATQIDVAGNRKAVVIHVPYRLRKAFRKIHVRLVRELEKKFSGKDVILIATRRILRPPKKGSAVVRPRSRTLTHVHEAMLEDIVYPAEIVGKRIRYRLDGSKIIKIFLDPKERNNTEYKLESFAGVYRKLTGKNVVFEYPVTEA